A single window of Aythya fuligula isolate bAytFul2 chromosome Z, bAytFul2.pri, whole genome shotgun sequence DNA harbors:
- the TMEM252 gene encoding transmembrane protein 252 yields MKFVFCFIRVSVLLLSFSIICLGVLCIYTSSSVCRCGNNKLVVYFLLAVGLLLLVAGVFWSTVHEAMKYRGLSSIFMRNPSLRDLRVSTIDRPDFYPPSYEDSTDPAKQTFPLPAVPTPKEQEVINIPPPLYSECSAASSSENIEGEQPPPYELAAGQDSSPGREPNPGAPTQECVC; encoded by the exons ATGAAGTTCGTTTTTTGCTTCATTCgtgtttctgtgcttttgctCAGTTTCTCCATCATTTGTCTGGGAGTCCTTTGCATTTACACCAGTTCCTCTGTGTGCAGATGCGGGAACAACAAGCTGGTTGTTTATTTCCTGCTAGCTGTGGGGCTCTTGCTCCTCGTGGCTGGTGTTTTCTGGAGCACAGTCCATGAAGCCATGAAATACAGGGGCCTCAGCAGCATCTTCATGAGAAATCCCAGCCTTAGAGACCTCCGTGTCAGCACCATAGACAG gCCGGACTTCTACCCCCCGTCCTATGAGGACAGCACAGATCCTGCAAAGCAGACCTTCCCGTTGCCAGCAGTCCCCACTCCTAAGGAGCAAGAAGTCATCAACATCCCCCCGCCGCTGTACAGCGAGTGCAGTGCAGCATCCTCCAGTGAAAATATCGAGGGAGAGCAGCCCCCACCCTATGAATTGGCTGCTGGCCAGGACTCGAGCCCAGGGAGGGAGCCAAATCCTGGTGCACCAACACAAGAATGTGTTTGCTGA